From the Tachyglossus aculeatus isolate mTacAcu1 chromosome X3, mTacAcu1.pri, whole genome shotgun sequence genome, the window TATTTTGGCTAGGAGAAGGGCTGAGGAGCCTCAGTCTGCCCCAATGGGACTAGCAGTTTGTGGCTATAAACATTAGTCTATTAGCCTCATCTGCCTAGAGCAATCCCCCTCAGTGTTGGCTCAAAATTTAATTTTAGGCTTGGCCCCAGCAGaacctggaaaaaaaatcagtaaaaatCCCTTTTCAAAAGGCTTTTTATCCCAGTGGATAAGACTACAATCACTTTCAACATTTGATTCTAAAGGAAAATGGCAGCTGGAAAAGGGTTTAGCCAATCAAAGGGCTCtgattcttttcctttcctttggaaAGAAGCAGAAAACAGTAGTAGCATTAAAACACTGTCCGTTTTCTATTTCCAGTGACTGGAAATGTGAAATCTAAGTACATTATGAATTTATTCTGAGGGACCTTGTCACCAAACTGTTAAATATGGATAAAAGTGGTCATTAATATACAAATGACATAATCGTTTTTTCTTTAAAttaaaaagtaggagggagaaaaatttaGCAGATTCAAAAACCATTTTTAATACTATGCATAATCTGTTAAATAGGAGCTACTACAAATGTAACATTGATGCTCCATGTAGtacatttcattttcattaattTAGAATGGTATCACAGAACAGTGTTCGCTCTGATTAGAGACCTGACTGAATTGGGAAGAGAACACAGAAGAACTCTGTGAACTGAATGTGCCTTTCAAGGTGCCCTCAGTGATGGATGATTGTGAAATTAAGTACCTAAATTATTCAAAAATTCAGTCATGTATCCAAAAGACAGGCTCGATCTTATTCCTTTTATTACAGGACAGACAGAGACTGCTTTCTGACTTAAAGCCAATAAAGCTGTGCATAAAAGAAAGAGCTCCATCTTTCCTGTTTTTTTTGTGCACGGGTATGTGGGTAacttgcttatatatatatacacatatgtatatagagGCATACCCGATAACAGCACCACACGATGCAACCACTCAGAATACAATCAGTATTGTTTGATGCTTCATCTCACATgtatgcatggcttagtggaaagagcccgggcttgggagtcagaggtcatgggttctaattccggctccaccacttatcagctgtgcaactttgggcaattcacttaacttctctatgcctcatctgtaaaatgggaattaagactgggagccccacgtgagacaacctgattacctagtatctaccccagtgctgaaatcagtgcttggcacagagtaagcgcataaacaaataccatcatcatcacattctGACATTTCCCATTAGAACATTAGCAACTCAaaggcagggtacgtgtctaactctagtgaacttttccaagtgcttagaacagtggtatgcatacagtaagtggtcaataaatatgactgattggtcgaCTAAGGTTGGTGCCCATGGATGCCACTTTTCCATTTTGAGCATGGGGAAAACAATATGTGTAGGGGTCACTGTGGAGTTTCAGGGGTCTTCCACGGGAGACACAGAGACCATTGCCCTGAGAAGCTAGTAAACTAAAGTAAAACTGCAGATAGTGGACATGCGATAGGGTGGAGatgtggttgggggtggggcttgtggggaggagggaggaaagaaggaaaaatgggctAGCAACAGATGCGGCTTGGTGAAAAATTTGATCTGGTAAAATGAGACTGGAATCTGTGGTTTGGAGGATGAAAAAGAGCACAGATTCTTGAAGAAATTTAGAGGTTATCACAATGGATTTGGGGGATCTGTTACCTTTAACTATACACTGCAAAAACTGCTGCATCGGAATTTATAGCCAGCTGAACCTTGCAAAAGATTCTTCAGAAATTCTTATTCGCTAAACGTAACGCAGTGGAACATTATGATCTTGCCAAGACATTCTGTGAACATTAGCAATTATATTTAGTGTTCACGTAAAGGTTCCTCGTGGTATTGATTCTTCTTTCCTGTGAAAGCAAGTGAGGAAGTACCTTGCTGCATTAGATGGCCAATCTGGAAGGAAAGGTCTCCTGGCTGCCAGCCCAGTGGTCTGTACACTAGCCCACACCTAGCATGGGCTATTTGACCTAATTGGAAGCTGACCCGCTTACTACCCAGCTAGTAGCTAGGACACCATGGGAGCATCCCATTGGTTTTGGTTATTTGCCTTAGTGATGTAAGGTTAAAGGAAACCCAGAATAAAGGCAGAAGAGGCCGAGAAGAAAGTAAAAGGCATATTATGATGGTTCCAGGAATAGGCTAGCAAATCTGGGTTGTGTGGTGACATACTTGATGTGCTACATTATTTATGCAGCATTTCAGCTCTAGCATGCCTTTCTGGGGTGTCAGATCCAAATCCCTGCTATCATCAATGGAATAATTAGTCATTCTCTTAATCTAAGGATTTCAAGGGATATGGGGCAGGGTGGCTTTTTGACATTAAACAAATCTTTTTTTCTGGAAATTCAGAGCAGTTTTCACATATCTTCCCCAGGCATGATTTTCAAGAAGAGTATTTACCCTTTACTCTAGGGGTCCCACAGGAGGTTAATGAGATCTAAAGCAGCAGTGCGAGTCTTAGATTCTTCTTGCACAAGGAAGAAGCGTGTCAGGGGTATCAGGGCTTGCATTCTGGCACAGAGCACCTCTTGGTCCTCTGCCTCCACGGGTGGAACCAATCTTAGGTTCAGATGGGCAAAAAACAGCTGAACCAGCCCAGGTGAGATAGAAGACAAGCATGTTTAAGCTCAGGGTACAGTCTACGGCCCAAGCTGGTCAGCAAGCAGATATGATTAAGAGAACTAAAGAATTCCACGTGGGGCATCTCAGACAGTTCATGGGACTAGTGTAGCCCCAGTTCCTGAGCTTCTGCCAGTTCCACAGAGGATCAGCATCATTTTGAACGATGACCCATGTATCAGGCAAAGTCCTTCAAAACGTCAGGTGAGACTACCTCTTTATCTTGCTACCTCTTCGATTGTCTAAGTGTTTTACCCTATGTGGTCTCTGGCCTAACAATGAGGGGGTGGAAACAGGAAAAAGGGAGCATGGGGCATTCCATGATCTCCGCTCCTACTCCACCTGCAGTGGCTCggacttctttcctccctctaccAGCTCTCTGTTTTCTGGAGGTGCTGGGGCCATGGATGGCCAAGGGTATGATGTCAGAAAGGACATCTCCCGAAGAGCCAGGATGCAGtattgtgaggctcacagttgacAACCTCCACTGCCCTCCCACAACCACCACCCCCCAGCAGCTAGGACACAGCGTTGTAAGGCTCAGAAGCGTATGTGAAGCTTGCAGGGACTAATCCCTCTATGAGCTGGGATGCAGCAGTATGAGGTTCATGGTGGGGTGTGAGGTTACCAGGGATGACACCCCCACCCCATGCTGAGCCGGGATGTATGGGTTCTATAGGAAATAGAAATAGTTGGTCTGAAATTTCTTCTCTCCAGCTATAATAACAAGCAGtgacaggagaaaaaaaattccatGTGAGTGGCAGATGTTCCAATCAATAAGACCTTGTCTGTAGGCACAAATCACAGGACACAGCTCATTAGCGGGTTGTATATCAACCCCTTCAAATGTGTGGAGGGTGATCAGATACAGTTGCCCAGACACTCCCCAAAATCCAATCTAAAGTACCTTAGGCAATTCGCACCCATAGCATGTACCCCTTCTGCCCAGTCCTCATCAAGGAGTCCCACATTTTCAAATCTGCCATTGCGTTTGCCAGTCTACtcatattttttttcctgaggaaaaCGTCAAATCATGATCAGCTTTCTCCTTGTGTTCAAAAAGCAGAGTTCCGATTAGAAAATGAGCTTTTGAAAAGACATCCTTCAGCCCCTATAAAGAAACATTAGGCTGGCTAGACAGTAGATTACTCCTGTCAGAGTGCTTATGGCCTATGATGTCAGGGGACTTTTAGCTGATGGTGATCCAAACACGATAGCTTTCAGACTCTTAATTTCACAGAAGCACCAGCAGACACTTTTCTAATGAGGGGGACTGATTGTGCCTGTGGGAACACCTCCTGTTTCCTGGCAATTCTGAATAAGGGCCTTGTTGGTAAACTCGGAACCCCAAGAAGACAGATGAGTTAATTACACCATTCTTTGcatcaaagtaaaaaaaaacccacaaaaaaaccccaaatccttCATTTTCATTCAGGAAATCCCAAACCAAGAAGCCCAGAGGGCCTTTTATCTCTAATGCAAGTGTCAAGGGATTCTGCACAAGTGCCACATTCCTTCTGAAGAAAACCATGttgatattttttttcttcaaatcagCAAAAATTTGAAGAGTGGTAATGGTGGAGCCATCTTCCAGGGGTCACCACCAAACAATAGCTctatatttatcatttatttttatttatggtatttgtgaagttcttactaggtgctaggcagtgttctaagcactggggtagatccaaggtaaccaggttggttacagttcctgtcccacatgggactcacggtctcagtccccattttacagatgaagtaactgaggcacagagcagtgaagtgacttgcccaaggttacagagcagacaagtggcagagctgggactagaacccaagtctttctgagtcccaggtccatgtcctgtccactacgccgtgctgcttctcgaaggTATTGGCAAGTAGCTACATCGGCTAACACAGTAGGTTTTGAACTTCTTATTTGCTCGTGACCCAGAATGGGAGACACAATTTTGACCACAGCCTAGAAACTGAAAATACTGCTCTAGCATCAGCTCTGGTGTATTCTCGGAAGGAAGCCTGAGTCAGGGGAGatccatttttcattttcaagataaaatgaaataaataaatggcttgAAGTGTTGTTGAATCAGCTCTACTTTATAAACAGCTTCCCAGTCGAGACTCTCCCCACTGCCAATCTAATTTCTTTCACTTGATGAACTGGCAGAAAATTTGATTTGCCAAATGTTGCAGTCATCATcgtaaaaaaaaatgacattttcaaGTCAGGCAGATATTCTTCAGTGCATGACTGTATTAACAAATCCTTTTGTTGCTTGTCAGTTTCACACCAAAGAATCTTTCATCTCAAAGTCATAAGACATATGTAGGGATTTGCTATAGGAGTCTATCCCCAGAGAATCATAACAGACCCTGAGTATGAAATTTTCTAGGACTTTGAGGTTGAGGCCATATTGCAAGAATGAGAAATTCATAAATGAAAGTGTTTTCCCTAGCTATCCTGGAAGTCCCACATCCTTGGCTTTCCATTAAAAATGATTAGCCAAGCATAAGCAAAGTTTGAGAGAAGTGTTTGAAACCCAAAGGAATAATTTCCAATTTTAAATAGGCTTTTAGGAGCTCCTCAATTTGGCCAAATATTCTGAGTTGGTGGTTGTAAGCAGACATGTACTGTTGCCTTTTTCTGAAGATATACTCTCCATTTCCAACAGTGGCTCTATTTAATTAACATCATAGAGTCCGAGAGAACCAAGATGTATTATGGAGGACTCCACTGTTACCTAGCAGTCATTTCATTTTCACTGATACCCATTTGATAttatcgaagtgcttagtacagtgcttgacacatagtaagtgcttaacaaataccacaattattattactattattcctcacCCATCTTCAGTGGGAAGCCAATGAAAAGCTTCTTGCAGAGGTAGCCCCTACTTGGATGACTCTAGTTGAATAATTTGATGGGTATTTTCCAACAGAGGTTTTTACACTGAAGCAGAGCTTCCAATTTTTCAGGAAATCTCCAATGATTCCTACCTAATCTTTCTCAAGTGGACTGTGCCAGAGAAAAGCTGGCTTACTTGAGAGATTTCCTcaacagcaaatcaatcaatttgctgttgtgcagagcactttactaagtgattgggagagtacagtccaacagaggtgttagacacgttccctgcccacagagagtttacaatctagaggggtatgGCCATTGAGAAACCTCATCTAACACGCAACACATCTCTGAAGGTGTACATATGCTTTGGTTCACTGTAGGTAAACAGCACATCAGACCAAAATTTTCCTCCTTCTTGCCTCTCTTGGGACTTGGTGGCCATGGCTGACATTTCCCACTGTGGCAGGCTAGCAGAGGTAGAGGTGGAGTCAGCTTCTAACAGCAAAGACATTCTGAGCCTGGTTGCCTGAGTCAAGCTAAAGAAGCTGAAAAATGTCTGTTCAGGGAAAGGCTGACAGAGGACCTTTTCACTTTCTCTGCTCTAGAATTCCATACAACTTCAGAGAccttcttttacagatgaatacCCTGTTTTTACAGTTGTTGTTTGCCTGTCtgattaacatttattgagcacccacagggtacatagtaataataataacaataattgtggtatttgttaagcgcttactatatgccaagaacagtactaagcactggaatagatactagatagtcaggttccacatggggctcacagtcagtgtagaagggagaacagttattgaatccccattttacagatgagggaactgaggcctagagaagtcaagtgacttgcccaaggtcacacataggcaaatggcagagccgggattagaacccaggtcctctgactccaaactcgtgctctttccactaggtcacactgcttcctgcgtGAAATGGTGTTTGATTTTCTAATAACTGCTTGTTAAAAGAAACTTTCATGCATGCAGGGACATTTTATTCTCCTAATACCATGTGCTATATTCTGATTCTCCAGGGGCTACTAAAGATATGGGGAAaatgcttggaggagatgaagaaaaAGACCCCGATGCCgctaagaaggaagaagaacgCCAGGAAGCcctcaggcaggaggaagaggagaggaaagcaaaATACGCAAAGATGGAGGCTGAGAGAGAAGTTATGAGACAAGGGATTCGGGACAAGGTAGGTGCCCCTCATCTATCACAATGCTAATACAAccctaaataaaattaaaatgttACTGCCTCTAGGGAAGATTCTTTAAATTCATTTTGGCTAACAAGTCTCAAAGAGAAGTGTTACGCACTGGTTAAAATCCTATACTTGTTTCTCTATTCTTTCCAAAATGGCTGAGATTTTAACTTTGGGAAGGCAAATGGAGTGGTAGATGAACTAACAGATTAATTAAACCTTTTAGAGACCTTCTTGAAAACTCCAGAAAC encodes:
- the CPLX1 gene encoding complexin-1 isoform X3 codes for the protein MDFVMKQALGGATKDMGKMLGGDEEKDPDAAKKEEERQEALRQEEEERKAKYAKMEAEREVMRQGIRDKKLQMFAEPQNFSLQPAPSFKAIYHVGVSGFALH